GCAGTTCTTATGCCACCACGCTTGGGCGGCTATGTAGTTTCATTCTTTTTGAATGCCTTTATAATGCTGTTATTACTCACGAGAATTCCTCAAATTAAAAAAATGTTGGAGAAATGATATTATGGATAAATATTATGAGTTTATTTATGAATTGGAACCTAACGAGGAAGAAAAGATAACAGATCAGTTTATAAAATTTGGATTTAATTTCTTTTATATTGAGGAAGATGTAGAAAGTTCAAAAACATTTCTGAGGTTGTATGTCAAGAAGGAAGAGCAAATCAAAGATATTTTAGATTTGCTTTCTATGTATGGTTTAAAACTGCTTTCGAAAGAAATCACCGAAGAATCAAAATGGTTAGAAGAATGGAAAAAAACAATAAATGCTTTTGAACTTATAGATGGTGTCTGGGTAAATCCTTTCTCCGATAAAAAAATAGAAAAGCCCGGGATAGTATTGAATATAATACCGGGAAGTGCCTTTGGTACCGGTTTACATTCAACCACTAAACTGGCAGCTCAACTTTTGAGAAAGGTTGGTTGTACAGGCAAAGATGTCATTGACGTTGGAACAGGTAGCGGAATATTATCGATTTTGGTTAAAAATTTTGGAGCTAATCGCGTTTTGGCTTTAGATAACGATAGTTTGGCTATAGAAAAAGCTAAGGAAACAGCTATTTTAAACGATGTTAATATTGAAATAAGAGAATCCGATTTGTTAAACACAGTGGAAGAGCATGAAAGTTTTGATATATTAGTTTCTAATATTGTGGCTGAAGTACTGATACAGCTAATGAAAGATCCTAAATTTGATAAAGTACTTAAAGAAAAGGCATTTATCATCTTTTCTGGTATAATTGAAAGTAAAGAAAGATCTATTATTGAGCAAGCAAAAGAAGTGAATTTAGTGTTGAAAGATAGAACGGAGGACGGTTCTTGGATAGCTCTGCTGTTTCAAAAGAAGACTTAATAATAATTGAAAAACAATTGGAACGTGTAGTAAGTAATGTATTAAATATAGAAAAAAGGTGCATATACGGCTATCCTCAAGTTATAAAAAGTTTTCCTTTAAAAGACGGAAAACCTTTCCCTACTCTTTATTGGTTAACATGTCCTTATTTAGTGGAAGAAGTTTCAAAATTGGAAGCACAGCAAAAAATAACTGAAATAGAAAAAATTATACAAAATAATCCAGAATTAAAGCGAAAAATGATCCGCGTTCACAAAGAAGAAATTGAAAAGAGAATGAAGTTATTAGAAGAAAAAATCAATTCCCTACCTGAAAATATGATCAAGAAATTAAAAGAAACGGGAATAGGTGGGATTGAGGATTTTTCTAGAATAAAGTGTTTACATTTACACTATGCATCTTATTTGGT
The nucleotide sequence above comes from Petrotoga miotherma DSM 10691. Encoded proteins:
- a CDS encoding 50S ribosomal protein L11 methyltransferase gives rise to the protein MDKYYEFIYELEPNEEEKITDQFIKFGFNFFYIEEDVESSKTFLRLYVKKEEQIKDILDLLSMYGLKLLSKEITEESKWLEEWKKTINAFELIDGVWVNPFSDKKIEKPGIVLNIIPGSAFGTGLHSTTKLAAQLLRKVGCTGKDVIDVGTGSGILSILVKNFGANRVLALDNDSLAIEKAKETAILNDVNIEIRESDLLNTVEEHESFDILVSNIVAEVLIQLMKDPKFDKVLKEKAFIIFSGIIESKERSIIEQAKEVNLVLKDRTEDGSWIALLFQKKT
- a CDS encoding DUF501 domain-containing protein yields the protein MDSSAVSKEDLIIIEKQLERVVSNVLNIEKRCIYGYPQVIKSFPLKDGKPFPTLYWLTCPYLVEEVSKLEAQQKITEIEKIIQNNPELKRKMIRVHKEEIEKRMKLLEEKINSLPENMIKKLKETGIGGIEDFSRIKCLHLHYASYLVGENNPAGEIVDRYISRKYCDDKRCKKWVGSGAKG